A section of the Rhizobium sp. Pop5 genome encodes:
- a CDS encoding extracellular solute-binding protein: protein MQAKLLGAVGALLATAFLAGPAAAADKTKIDFWFGNSGDIAKRVQEQCDRFNQSQSDYEVVCTSQGSYDASLQNTIAAFRAGKQPTIAQVSDAGTLDIMLSGAYYPANKLMADTGYNVDWKDYFSGIANYYATSKGEMYSFPFNSSTALLYWNKDAFAKIGKDHAPATWKEAGEDFKALKDAGYACPLAFDISNNEVWQYIEQFEAVNGEAIATKKNGFEGLDAELVFNKNPLLVSYIKDLKSWYDNKLAVIKNKTVGQTFVEAFAAGDCQVILTSVGDHGNIGRTAKQGMNWGVSMLPTYGDATRHSSFVGGASLWVLKGHTDAEYKAAAAFFNFIAKPEEALTWSTVTGYIPVRNSGFEYLKKQGFYDKAPYAGRELAIQSLTASPAGDTAPHGIRLGGLLQVRTEIANSLQAIFVNNADVQASLDGAAERGNQLLRRFQQTYKNVQLP from the coding sequence ATGCAAGCCAAGCTTCTCGGCGCCGTTGGCGCCCTTCTCGCTACAGCGTTTCTTGCCGGTCCCGCTGCCGCCGCCGATAAGACCAAGATTGACTTCTGGTTCGGCAATTCCGGTGACATCGCAAAGCGTGTCCAGGAACAGTGCGATCGCTTCAACCAGTCGCAGTCCGATTACGAAGTCGTCTGCACCAGCCAGGGCAGCTACGACGCTTCCCTGCAGAACACGATTGCAGCCTTCCGCGCCGGCAAGCAGCCGACCATCGCCCAGGTTTCCGACGCCGGCACGCTCGACATCATGCTCTCCGGCGCTTACTACCCGGCAAACAAGCTGATGGCCGACACGGGCTATAACGTCGACTGGAAAGATTACTTCTCCGGCATCGCAAACTACTATGCGACGTCCAAGGGCGAGATGTATTCCTTCCCCTTCAACTCGTCGACCGCTCTGCTCTATTGGAACAAGGACGCCTTCGCCAAGATCGGCAAGGACCATGCCCCGGCCACCTGGAAGGAAGCCGGTGAAGACTTCAAGGCTCTGAAGGACGCCGGCTACGCTTGCCCGCTCGCCTTCGACATCTCCAACAACGAAGTCTGGCAGTACATCGAGCAGTTCGAAGCCGTCAACGGCGAGGCGATCGCCACGAAGAAGAACGGCTTCGAAGGTCTCGACGCCGAGCTGGTGTTCAACAAGAACCCGCTTCTCGTCAGCTACATCAAGGACCTCAAGTCCTGGTACGACAACAAGCTTGCCGTCATCAAGAACAAGACCGTCGGCCAGACCTTCGTCGAAGCCTTCGCTGCCGGCGATTGCCAGGTCATCCTGACCTCGGTCGGCGACCATGGCAACATCGGTCGTACCGCCAAGCAGGGCATGAACTGGGGCGTTTCGATGCTCCCGACCTATGGCGACGCCACCCGTCACAGCTCTTTCGTCGGCGGCGCTTCGCTCTGGGTTCTGAAGGGCCACACCGACGCCGAATACAAGGCTGCGGCTGCCTTCTTCAATTTCATCGCCAAGCCGGAAGAAGCTCTGACCTGGTCGACCGTCACCGGCTATATCCCGGTTCGTAACTCCGGCTTCGAATATCTGAAGAAGCAGGGCTTCTACGACAAGGCCCCTTATGCCGGCCGCGAACTCGCCATTCAGAGCCTGACCGCATCGCCTGCTGGCGACACTGCTCCGCACGGTATCCGCCTCGGCGGCCTGCTGCAGGTTCGCACCGAAATCGCCAACAGCCTGCAGGCGATCTTCGTCAACAACGCTGATGTTCAGGCTTCGCTCGACGGTGCTGCCGAACGCGGCAACCAGCTCCTGCGCCGCTTCCAGCAGACCTACAAGAACGTTCAGCTTCCCTGA
- a CDS encoding ROK family transcriptional regulator: MNDSRPIRAKSGTNHEGTSAHNRRVMIDALRINGALSRADLARATRLTKQTVSNIIEELERDGLVGSRDAVKKGRGQPSTPYGLVPEGAFAIGLQIDRHVTRAVAVDLVGSVLVRDQAGLPPGGPSTGVKVILDLVAGVRSKLAKVVQQSEKRLVGLGAAMPGPFGVAGSGDDPWMMEAWQKFPLLETLAAGSGLDVGLQNDAAAAATAERMVGAAHGLDHAVCLFVGYGIGAGLILNGELYGGANGNAGEIGMALLFADGKSTPLEHRASLASLYQHLSADPADPALHARIDELISRNDQIIRAWIEAAAADLRWSIHLIETVFDPQTVILCGSAPEALVKRLIAAIGPLLPSIAERRGRMLPRLQPGMADPWSVALGAAAGPISRAFDPRFAAILKDSL; this comes from the coding sequence ATGAATGACAGTCGCCCGATCCGGGCCAAGAGCGGCACCAACCATGAAGGCACCAGCGCGCATAACCGGCGCGTGATGATCGATGCCCTGCGGATCAACGGTGCGCTCTCTCGCGCCGATCTGGCGCGGGCGACGCGGCTGACCAAGCAGACGGTGTCCAATATCATCGAAGAGCTCGAGCGCGACGGACTCGTCGGTTCGAGGGACGCGGTGAAGAAGGGCAGGGGCCAGCCCTCGACGCCCTACGGGCTCGTGCCCGAAGGCGCCTTTGCGATCGGCCTGCAGATCGACCGGCACGTGACGCGGGCGGTTGCCGTCGATCTCGTCGGCAGCGTTCTCGTGCGTGATCAGGCTGGTCTACCGCCCGGAGGTCCCTCGACGGGAGTGAAGGTCATCCTCGATCTCGTCGCCGGCGTGCGTTCGAAGCTTGCCAAGGTCGTCCAGCAGTCGGAAAAACGGCTCGTCGGCCTCGGCGCCGCCATGCCCGGACCCTTCGGGGTCGCCGGCAGCGGTGACGATCCGTGGATGATGGAGGCGTGGCAGAAGTTTCCGCTTTTGGAAACGCTGGCCGCCGGCAGCGGGCTCGATGTCGGCCTACAGAATGACGCGGCGGCAGCCGCGACTGCCGAGCGTATGGTCGGAGCCGCCCATGGTCTCGACCATGCTGTCTGTCTCTTCGTCGGCTACGGCATCGGCGCCGGTCTCATTCTGAACGGAGAACTCTACGGCGGCGCCAACGGCAATGCCGGCGAGATCGGCATGGCGCTGCTATTTGCCGACGGCAAATCGACGCCGCTCGAACATCGCGCCTCGCTCGCTTCGCTCTACCAGCATCTTTCGGCCGATCCTGCCGACCCCGCTCTTCATGCTCGCATCGACGAACTTATCTCCAGGAACGATCAAATCATCCGGGCCTGGATCGAAGCGGCGGCGGCGGACCTGCGCTGGAGTATCCATCTCATCGAAACGGTCTTCGATCCGCAGACGGTGATCCTCTGCGGCAGCGCGCCGGAGGCGCTGGTGAAGAGGTTGATTGCGGCGATCGGCCCGTTGCTGCCCTCTATCGCCGAACGGCGCGGCCGGATGCTGCCCCGCCTGCAACCCGGCATGGCCGACCCCTGGTCGGTGGCGCTCGGCGCCGCCGCCGGACCGATCAGTCGCGCATTCGACCCGCGTTTTGCTGCAATTTTGAAGGACTCTCTCTGA
- a CDS encoding extracellular solute-binding protein, whose protein sequence is MLKSFNKTLLGAALIGASLAPHAFAETTLNALFMAQAAYSEADVRAMTDAFAKANPDIKVNLEFVPYEGLHDKTVLAQGSGGGYDVVLFDVIWPAEYATNKVLVDVSSRITDDMKKGVLPGAWTTVQYDGKYYGMPWILDTKYLFYNKEILEKAGIKNPPKTWDELTEQAKAIKDKGLLATPIAWSWSQAEAAICDYTTLVSAYGGDFLKDGKPAFQSGGGLDALKYMVSSYTSGLTNPNSKEFLEEDVRKVFENGDAAFALNWTYMYNMANDPKDSKIAGKVGVVPAPGVAGKSEASAVNGSMGLGITSASQHPDEAWKYIAFMTSQATQNAYAKLSLPIWASSYEDPAVTKGQEELILAAKVGLAAMYPRPTTPKYQELSTALQQAIQESLLGQSSPEDALKSAAENSGL, encoded by the coding sequence ATGCTGAAATCTTTTAACAAGACACTTCTGGGCGCGGCTTTGATCGGCGCGTCCCTTGCACCGCATGCTTTCGCCGAAACGACGCTGAACGCGCTTTTCATGGCACAGGCCGCTTACAGCGAGGCCGATGTGCGCGCCATGACCGACGCCTTCGCCAAGGCGAACCCTGATATCAAGGTCAATCTCGAATTCGTCCCCTATGAAGGCTTGCACGACAAGACCGTGCTGGCGCAGGGTTCCGGCGGCGGTTACGACGTCGTTCTCTTCGACGTCATCTGGCCGGCCGAATACGCCACCAACAAGGTGCTGGTCGACGTCTCCTCCCGTATCACGGACGACATGAAGAAGGGCGTGCTGCCGGGCGCCTGGACCACCGTGCAGTATGACGGCAAATATTACGGCATGCCGTGGATCCTCGATACCAAATACCTGTTTTACAACAAGGAAATCCTCGAAAAGGCCGGCATCAAAAACCCGCCGAAGACCTGGGACGAACTGACCGAACAGGCAAAGGCGATCAAGGATAAGGGTCTGCTCGCCACGCCGATCGCCTGGAGCTGGTCGCAGGCCGAAGCGGCGATCTGCGACTACACCACCCTCGTCAGCGCCTATGGCGGCGATTTCCTCAAGGACGGCAAGCCGGCCTTCCAGAGCGGCGGCGGCCTCGATGCGCTGAAATACATGGTCTCCAGCTATACGTCAGGGCTGACGAACCCGAACTCCAAGGAATTCCTGGAAGAGGACGTCCGCAAGGTCTTCGAAAACGGTGATGCCGCCTTCGCTTTGAATTGGACCTACATGTACAACATGGCCAACGACCCGAAGGACAGCAAGATCGCCGGCAAGGTCGGCGTCGTGCCGGCGCCGGGCGTCGCCGGCAAGAGCGAGGCTTCGGCCGTCAACGGCTCGATGGGCCTCGGCATCACTTCCGCCAGCCAGCACCCCGACGAGGCCTGGAAATACATCGCCTTCATGACCTCGCAGGCGACGCAGAATGCCTATGCCAAGCTCAGCCTGCCGATCTGGGCCTCCTCCTATGAGGACCCTGCCGTTACCAAGGGCCAGGAAGAGCTGATCTTGGCCGCCAAGGTCGGCCTGGCCGCCATGTATCCGCGCCCGACGACGCCGAAATATCAGGAGCTTTCGACCGCCCTTCAGCAGGCGATCCAGGAATCGCTGCTCGGCCAGTCCTCTCCCGAGGACGCTCTGAAGTCGGCCGCCGAAAACAGCGGCCTCTGA
- a CDS encoding carbohydrate ABC transporter permease — MSGTWLTTRAWLLMLPLLVVMISVIGWPLIDTVGLSFTDAKLVGTQGSFVGIDNYAKMISGSNFQRTLVTTAWFAIVSVAAEMVIGVLAALLLNQQFRGRTALRALMILPWALPTVVNATLWRLIYNPEYGALNAALTQLGLLDAYRSWLGEPGTALAALIVADCWKNFPLVALIALAALQAVPRDITAASLVDGAGPFARFRFVILPYLAGPLMVALVLRTIEAFKVFDIIWVMTRGGPANSTRTLSILVYQEAFSFQRAGSGASLALIVTLLVTLLAAGYAALVRKTAGSAA; from the coding sequence ATGTCGGGCACTTGGCTGACAACCCGCGCGTGGCTTTTGATGCTGCCGCTTCTCGTGGTGATGATCTCGGTCATCGGCTGGCCGCTGATCGATACGGTCGGCCTCTCCTTCACTGATGCCAAGCTCGTGGGCACTCAAGGAAGCTTCGTCGGCATCGACAATTACGCAAAGATGATCTCCGGTTCGAATTTCCAGCGAACGCTCGTCACCACCGCCTGGTTCGCAATCGTCTCGGTCGCCGCCGAAATGGTGATCGGCGTCCTCGCCGCCCTCCTGCTGAACCAGCAGTTTCGTGGCCGCACCGCGCTTCGCGCCCTGATGATCCTGCCCTGGGCGCTGCCGACTGTCGTCAACGCCACGCTCTGGCGGCTGATCTACAATCCGGAATACGGCGCGCTGAACGCCGCGCTGACGCAGCTCGGCCTGCTCGATGCCTATCGCTCCTGGCTCGGCGAACCGGGCACGGCGCTCGCCGCCCTCATCGTCGCCGACTGCTGGAAGAATTTCCCGCTGGTGGCGCTGATTGCGCTCGCCGCACTCCAGGCCGTGCCGCGCGACATCACCGCCGCCTCGCTGGTCGACGGCGCCGGTCCATTCGCCCGCTTCCGCTTCGTCATCCTGCCCTATCTCGCCGGCCCGCTGATGGTGGCGCTCGTGCTGCGCACGATCGAAGCCTTCAAGGTGTTCGACATCATCTGGGTCATGACCCGCGGCGGGCCGGCCAACAGCACCCGCACGCTTTCGATCCTGGTCTATCAGGAAGCCTTCTCCTTCCAGCGCGCGGGCTCTGGCGCATCGCTCGCCTTGATCGTCACGCTACTGGTGACGCTGCTTGCCGCCGGCTACGCCGCGCTCGTGCGCAAGACCGCCGGGAGTGCCGCCTGA
- a CDS encoding carbohydrate ABC transporter permease, whose translation MERQSPLFSAFIHLSALLLAAVILAPILWLFIMSISPAADLAAKPLRWWPQAVDFSRYQVLLSRLENSAGAAFTSSLSNSIEVAGMATIAAIALAVPAGWAVSRTPSVGWSLSMVIATYMLPPVALAVPLYMGLSHLGMLNNVFGLALVYLTILAPFTTWLMKSGFDSIPREIESAAMIDGAGLFQTLRIITLPLAAPVVATSSLFAFLLAWDEFFYALLFTSDQRAKTLTVAIADLAGGRVSDYGLIATAGVLAALPPVLIGLVMQRALISGLTSGGVKG comes from the coding sequence ATGGAACGCCAGAGCCCGCTCTTTTCCGCTTTCATTCACCTCTCGGCGCTGCTGCTCGCCGCCGTCATCCTGGCGCCGATCCTGTGGCTCTTCATCATGAGCATTTCGCCGGCCGCCGATCTTGCCGCAAAGCCGCTGCGCTGGTGGCCGCAGGCGGTCGATTTTTCACGATACCAGGTGCTGCTTTCGAGGCTCGAAAACAGCGCCGGCGCCGCCTTCACCTCCTCGCTGAGCAACAGCATCGAAGTGGCGGGCATGGCGACGATTGCCGCCATCGCACTCGCCGTTCCGGCCGGCTGGGCCGTATCGCGCACGCCTTCTGTCGGGTGGTCGCTGTCGATGGTGATCGCAACCTATATGTTGCCGCCGGTGGCGCTCGCTGTGCCGCTCTATATGGGCCTCTCCCATCTCGGCATGCTGAATAACGTCTTCGGCCTTGCCCTCGTCTATCTCACCATTCTCGCGCCCTTCACCACCTGGCTGATGAAATCAGGCTTCGATTCCATCCCCCGCGAGATCGAATCCGCCGCGATGATCGACGGCGCCGGGCTGTTCCAGACGCTCCGGATCATCACGCTGCCGCTCGCCGCCCCCGTCGTCGCAACGTCAAGCCTCTTTGCATTCCTGCTTGCCTGGGATGAATTCTTCTACGCGCTGCTCTTCACATCGGACCAGCGCGCCAAGACGCTGACCGTCGCCATTGCCGATCTCGCCGGCGGCCGCGTTTCCGATTACGGACTGATCGCCACGGCAGGCGTGCTCGCCGCCCTGCCCCCGGTGCTGATCGGTCTCGTCATGCAACGCGCCCTGATTTCGGGGCTAACCAGCGGCGGCGTCAAAGGATGA
- a CDS encoding SIS domain-containing protein, producing the protein MNMTTERNRPAGLAAIDREMARQHADAIASYEAAEPMAATAAASLEKTGRLLLIGMGGSHAVNRAVEPLYRALGIDAVALPLSEQLGQPLPIDGRTIFVTSQSGESAEVLRWFNETGGTADTFGLTLEAGSFLARTAPSLVGSGGTELAFAATRSLTVTFALHLAILSALGEDPAAALAVLENPEDQDITAALAALENVATVVTSGRRLQGVAEALALGLTELSRRPCFSLEGGQLRHGPMEMLGPEIGVVLFRSLDETAGLVTVMATSAVETGAPVVLFDASGQPPVAGAVTIRFTPATGLAAIFAMLPIAQRLMIAFADARVENAGTPVRSTKITRSE; encoded by the coding sequence ATGAACATGACCACAGAAAGAAACCGGCCCGCCGGACTTGCGGCGATCGACCGCGAAATGGCCCGTCAGCACGCCGATGCGATCGCCTCCTATGAAGCGGCCGAACCGATGGCAGCCACAGCCGCCGCCTCGCTAGAGAAGACCGGCCGCCTGCTCCTGATCGGCATGGGCGGTTCGCATGCCGTCAACCGCGCCGTCGAGCCGCTCTACCGCGCGCTCGGCATCGACGCCGTCGCCCTGCCGCTCTCCGAGCAGCTCGGCCAGCCGCTGCCGATTGACGGCAGGACGATCTTCGTCACCTCGCAATCCGGGGAAAGCGCCGAAGTCCTGCGCTGGTTCAACGAAACCGGCGGCACGGCGGATACCTTCGGCCTGACGCTCGAAGCCGGCTCTTTCCTGGCGCGAACCGCTCCATCGCTGGTGGGCAGCGGCGGCACCGAGCTCGCCTTTGCCGCCACTCGCAGCCTGACGGTGACTTTCGCCCTGCATCTCGCAATCCTTTCCGCCCTCGGCGAAGATCCGGCCGCCGCACTTGCCGTCCTCGAGAACCCCGAAGACCAGGACATCACAGCCGCGCTCGCCGCACTGGAAAACGTCGCGACCGTCGTCACCTCCGGCCGCCGTCTGCAGGGTGTTGCCGAAGCATTGGCGCTCGGATTGACAGAGCTGTCGCGCCGTCCCTGCTTTTCCCTCGAAGGCGGCCAGCTCCGCCATGGCCCGATGGAGATGCTGGGACCGGAGATCGGCGTCGTGCTGTTCCGCAGCCTCGATGAGACAGCCGGCCTCGTCACCGTTATGGCGACCTCCGCCGTCGAGACCGGCGCCCCCGTCGTCCTGTTCGACGCATCCGGGCAACCGCCGGTCGCCGGTGCGGTGACGATCCGTTTTACCCCGGCAACGGGCCTTGCCGCGATCTTCGCCATGCTGCCGATCGCCCAGCGTCTGATGATCGCCTTTGCCGATGCCCGCGTCGAGAATGCCGGAACGCCTGTTCGATCCACCAAGATTACCCGGAGCGAATGA
- a CDS encoding PfkB family carbohydrate kinase yields MRPLAVIGNVNVDLILGPAAPWPKAGTEIIVDHDELRVGGSAGNSALAWQALGVDFEIAANIGSDQFGRWLAEAFGHRSEKWPMRPEKTTLSVGITHPDGERTFFTTTGHLPRFSLADVFAVLDGEMLRGGYALLCGGFLTNDLAKEYDALFDWADRHEITVALDTGWPLDGWTEENCAATRAWLSRSRIALLNEVETTTLAGIADPIEAAREIRSHMPEGATVIVKRGPEGAIAIGPDDLLASVAAPVVKVVDTIGAGDVFNAAFLAALADGKPLASCLTSGTEVASRAISTLPRNYGPPSSEEPMR; encoded by the coding sequence ATGCGGCCGCTTGCAGTCATCGGCAACGTCAATGTCGACCTCATCCTCGGACCGGCCGCCCCCTGGCCGAAGGCCGGCACCGAAATCATCGTCGATCATGACGAACTCAGGGTCGGCGGATCTGCCGGCAACAGCGCGCTCGCCTGGCAGGCCCTCGGCGTCGACTTCGAGATCGCCGCCAATATCGGCAGCGACCAGTTCGGCCGATGGCTGGCCGAAGCTTTCGGCCACCGGTCCGAGAAATGGCCGATGCGCCCCGAGAAAACGACACTCTCGGTCGGCATCACCCATCCGGACGGCGAACGTACCTTCTTCACGACGACGGGTCATCTGCCGCGCTTCAGCCTCGCCGATGTCTTCGCCGTCCTCGACGGCGAAATGCTTCGCGGCGGTTACGCGCTTCTCTGCGGCGGTTTCCTGACCAACGACCTGGCAAAGGAGTACGACGCCTTGTTCGACTGGGCCGACCGCCACGAGATCACTGTCGCGCTCGACACCGGTTGGCCGCTCGACGGCTGGACGGAAGAGAATTGCGCGGCGACACGTGCCTGGCTTTCCCGCAGCCGCATTGCGCTGCTGAACGAGGTCGAGACGACGACGCTGGCCGGCATCGCCGATCCGATCGAGGCCGCCCGTGAGATCAGGTCGCATATGCCGGAGGGTGCAACCGTCATCGTCAAGCGCGGCCCGGAAGGCGCCATTGCGATCGGCCCGGACGACCTGCTGGCGTCCGTGGCCGCACCCGTCGTCAAGGTCGTCGATACGATCGGCGCCGGCGATGTCTTCAACGCCGCCTTCCTCGCCGCGCTCGCGGACGGCAAGCCTCTGGCTTCCTGCCTGACCTCGGGAACCGAAGTTGCCTCGCGCGCCATCTCCACCCTTCCCCGCAACTATGGCCCGCCATCTTCCGAGGAGCCCATGCGATGA
- a CDS encoding ABC transporter ATP-binding protein produces MSALEIQNIRKTYGEVETLKGIDISLESGEFLVLLGSSGCGKSTLLNIIAGLAEATSGDVRIGGRSVLGVHPKDRDIAMVFQSYALYPNLSVHRNIGFGLEMRRVPPPERDRAVRDAAKLLQIENLLDRKPSQLSGGQRQRVAIGRALVRKPEVFLFDEPLSNLDAKLRMEMRTEIKRLHQMLKTTIVYVTHDQIEAMTLASRIAVMRDGRIEQLGTPEEIYNHPATLYVATFVGAPPMNLLKVTVRDGRLALSDAGASLPLPARFGEAGNGRDLILGIRPEALRLDGAGPAIEAIPEVAELTGPELVLTALAGNQRLMACLPPRTPVRDNKKLTLFFDEEAMHLFDPQTGLSCLHER; encoded by the coding sequence ATGAGCGCGCTCGAAATCCAGAACATCCGCAAGACCTACGGCGAGGTCGAGACGCTGAAAGGCATCGACATCTCGCTGGAAAGCGGCGAGTTCCTCGTGCTGCTCGGCTCCTCCGGCTGCGGCAAGTCCACGCTCCTGAACATCATCGCCGGCCTTGCCGAGGCAACGAGCGGCGATGTCAGGATCGGCGGGCGCTCGGTGCTCGGCGTGCATCCGAAGGACCGCGATATCGCAATGGTCTTCCAATCCTACGCGCTTTATCCCAATCTCTCGGTGCACCGGAACATCGGCTTCGGCCTGGAAATGCGTAGAGTTCCGCCACCCGAGCGCGACCGGGCTGTGCGTGACGCCGCAAAACTCCTGCAGATTGAAAACCTCCTCGACCGCAAGCCGAGCCAGCTTTCCGGCGGCCAGCGCCAGCGCGTCGCCATCGGCCGCGCGCTGGTGCGCAAGCCGGAGGTGTTCCTGTTCGACGAACCGCTCTCCAATCTCGACGCCAAGCTGCGCATGGAGATGCGCACAGAGATCAAGCGGTTGCATCAGATGCTGAAGACCACAATCGTCTACGTCACCCACGACCAGATCGAGGCGATGACGCTTGCCAGCCGCATCGCCGTCATGCGCGACGGCCGCATCGAACAGCTGGGCACACCGGAAGAGATCTACAACCATCCAGCAACGCTCTATGTCGCGACCTTCGTCGGCGCGCCGCCGATGAACCTGCTGAAGGTGACGGTGCGTGACGGCCGCCTGGCGCTTTCAGACGCCGGCGCGAGCCTGCCTCTACCCGCCCGTTTCGGAGAGGCCGGCAACGGCCGCGATCTCATCCTCGGCATTCGCCCGGAGGCGCTTCGCCTGGACGGCGCCGGCCCTGCGATCGAGGCGATCCCGGAAGTCGCCGAACTCACTGGACCGGAACTCGTCCTCACCGCCCTTGCGGGAAACCAGCGCCTGATGGCCTGCCTGCCGCCGCGCACCCCGGTTCGCGACAACAAAAAGCTCACCCTCTTCTTCGACGAGGAGGCGATGCATCTCTTCGATCCTCAAACGGGGCTTAGTTGTCTCCACGAGCGATAA
- a CDS encoding glycoside hydrolase family 16 protein — protein sequence MRYGISSKALGLLVVLGLGALPGQPSVAQEPINLNAYQLTFEENFDSLDVSAWGEKSSRWIAHTPWNGDFGDARFTDPAPGFPFTTDQGILKIEARKGEDGTWRSGLLSAVNPKGEGFSQQFGYFEVRMKLPPGKGVWPAFWLIGLDRSKYTAEIDVLEYYGRAPYEFSMGFHIWRQAQGGQNSTGGHWQTVQDGILNSDYHTYGVDIQPDKTSFYFDRQFIWSFDTPEEFHMPFYPLVNLALGAGWPIDETPNPSALLVDYIHVYKRKPIDAAN from the coding sequence ATGCGTTACGGCATATCTTCCAAGGCTTTGGGTTTGCTCGTCGTCCTCGGCCTCGGGGCTTTACCCGGCCAGCCCAGCGTGGCCCAGGAACCGATCAACTTGAATGCGTACCAGCTGACGTTCGAGGAGAATTTCGACAGCCTCGACGTCTCTGCATGGGGAGAGAAAAGCTCCCGCTGGATCGCTCACACGCCTTGGAACGGCGATTTCGGCGATGCCCGCTTCACCGATCCGGCCCCCGGCTTTCCGTTCACCACCGATCAGGGCATCCTGAAGATCGAGGCGCGCAAGGGAGAGGACGGAACCTGGCGTTCGGGCCTGCTGTCGGCAGTGAACCCCAAAGGCGAAGGCTTCTCGCAGCAATTCGGCTATTTCGAAGTACGGATGAAGCTGCCGCCGGGCAAGGGGGTCTGGCCCGCCTTCTGGCTGATTGGGCTCGATCGGTCGAAGTATACGGCCGAGATCGACGTGCTCGAATACTATGGACGCGCGCCCTACGAGTTCAGCATGGGCTTTCATATCTGGCGCCAGGCCCAGGGCGGCCAGAATTCCACCGGCGGCCATTGGCAAACGGTTCAGGACGGAATTTTGAACAGCGACTATCATACCTACGGCGTCGATATCCAACCGGACAAGACGAGCTTCTACTTCGACCGCCAGTTCATCTGGAGCTTCGACACGCCGGAGGAGTTCCACATGCCGTTTTATCCGCTGGTGAACCTCGCTCTCGGCGCGGGCTGGCCGATCGATGAAACGCCGAACCCCTCCGCGCTACTCGTCGACTACATTCATGTCTACAAGCGCAAGCCCATCGACGCCGCCAATTGA